The nucleotide window caaacaaagaaaagaaagcaaaagagaAATAATCTCAAAGTAAAATGCCTTCAACTCCAAAATCCTCTATCCAACTCCATAGAATCAGCAACCTGAACATGACATGCCAAAAGCAACCACCCCTCCCTCGGCGCAACCCTCTAACATCCGCTACCCCCATCCCCGATGCTGTTGCACGCCACCACGCCCACTCGGTGGGCCCTGACCAGTGCTGCTCCGCCGTCATCCAACCGATCGCTGCTCCGGTATCCACTGTCTGGTCAGTCGTCCGCCGCTTCGACGCACCACAGGCCTACAAGCACTTTGTCAAGAGCTGCGACGTCATCGTCGGCGATGGCAACGTCGGCACCCTCCGTGAGGTCCGCGTAATCTCCGGCCTCCCTGCAGCTTCCAGCACTGAGAGGCTGGAGATCCTTGATGAAGAACGCCATGTCCTCAGCTTCAGCGTTGTCGGTGGGGACCACCGACTCACCAACTACCGCTCAGTCACCACCCTTCATCAGGCTCCAGGCGGCCAGGGGACGATCGTCGTCGAATCATACGTTGTCGACGTGCCACATGGCAACACTAAGGAAGATACATGTGTGTTTGTCGACACCATAGTCAAGTGCAATTTGCAATCATTGACACAGATTGCTGAGAGTTCAGCTGCTAGATCCCATCGATCCTTATGAGTTTTGCATATCTCAGTTGATGATGGCCGTTCATCGTTGCCCACATCACAACTCCTGCTATGGTAGCTTGATGGCCGTTCATTGCCAAATCATCCACATTACAAGACTGCTGTGGTAGCTTTTGAGGCCGAACGGATGTGATCAGAGGATTTGTTTGAACATGGATTACACACTCAAATGGGCCTGCCTTTGTGGGAGCCTACGTCATTTTTCGTTTGTCATTGGTCATTTTCGTCATTTGTGacaattttcttcttctcttccttactttctcattataaaataaatacatacaGCCTGTGAATTCCCTGTACTTTCTCTACTTTCATGGTTTTGCACGTGTTTCTTGAATTTGTAATTTTGGAatttgaccaaaatacccttgtaAATTATCACTTATCTAAATTCCTTAGTCCTCTTTCTCTAAAATTTCAAAGTGTAGTTGATATAACtaatccaattttattttatataaagaAATCTGagagtgtgtttggttgcaccaaatttcatgaaattttgtaCCCAATTAgaatgattaatcatgaaatatcacgaCATTTACGATATTTGGTGCATTAAAATGTACCTTCCGGGCATGTTTGGTTGcctcaaatttcatgaaatatatcatgaaaattttctCCAAATTAAACTGATCagtcatgaaattttatgatatttgatgcaaccagaGACAACCTAAGCCATTTAAAAATATGATAATGTATAACTTAGTTAATTAAAAATCCGACATACCTAGGTAATAAGCACTCGCCCTCATGAATAGACACATACATATAGACATACACATGACTAATGTTCCGCCATCCCACACTCATTGATTAACCACTTAAAAATGATTCCATCTTACTTTGGTTAATAAtatttatgtattagagatcctAGTTTACATAAATTATAAttatcaaaattatttttaatccttaccaaaatttctaaaaataattataattaactaaaatgagatgaattcatttttaagtggctACCAAACACGGCTCGCGGTGCTTTGAGTCGGCCATGCATGCAggagctttttatttatttattttggttttaATCTACGTAGATCACATGTTGTGTGCACTCGAATGTCGGTTGGACTGGGCCACCTGCGATCGAACCCATGATCTTGATGCCACATCCTTAGGGTAAATCTTACCCGTCGGAGCATGAGGCTCGGTGCggattatttttatttcatttttttaataataaaataaatattccaTCCTCTAGAGAGAGCTTGACATTGTCTCCCAAGGTACATGCATGGAAGGTTGTCTATcgccattaaataaaaaatatttctgCAATTGGAATCGAAAGGCTGGTTGCATTTGCAACTTGGCTTTGATAACCTCAACTTGTAGTAAAAGAAAAGTGCAAGTTGGGggggttttgtttttgtttgagtGAGACGGTCAGCAAGTAGggaggaattatagggtcctCGGGCCGAGTACACATGTGTGCTGGGTTCTCATTTTGGGAATGTGGGGCTCATGGTccagtgatctagactgttgtttaattggggtccatcacaaatgGAAAATGCCTTAAAAATCTCAGGATAATTTCAATTAATGGCCTATGATTAGGCtactaaaatgaaaaataaagcaatggtcaacattcaactAAAAAGAGGCACTCCGGATGGGTGGCTAGATCTTCTACTCTAGGAGATTTTTCATGGGGTGGTCCATCTAAGGCGGATCATGTCGACCGACAGTCTAGATCAGCATCCAATGGGCCCACCTGTGCAAAGTGGAAACCCAAGTGCATGTCCTCCGGCCGAGGATCATTCAAATCTCATGCAAGTGGGTATGCAAGTGGGCAGGGCTACTTTAATGATCCCGTGGTCTCTTATTTATTTGAATGCTTTTACACCACCCATGTTGTTTAGTTTTTCTAAGTCCTCAGGGGTCACTTCCAGCCCTTTTGTTGAATTGACCACACAACCATCCACAACCCAAAATTGCAAGCTACCCTCTCTTCTTCATTTACCAAATGCTAATACATGCTTATTGAAATTTGGCATTTGGCATCGTATTATAATCTTAATTACTGGATTAGGATTACCCACATCACTAATCATGATGCTAGTTAGGGAAATCCATGGCTAAAAACATCATACTTATCAAATAAATTTCTTAGGGACCGTTTGATAGActgattttagttaatcataat belongs to Magnolia sinica isolate HGM2019 chromosome 8, MsV1, whole genome shotgun sequence and includes:
- the LOC131253430 gene encoding abscisic acid receptor PYL4, translated to MPSTPKSSIQLHRISNLNMTCQKQPPLPRRNPLTSATPIPDAVARHHAHSVGPDQCCSAVIQPIAAPVSTVWSVVRRFDAPQAYKHFVKSCDVIVGDGNVGTLREVRVISGLPAASSTERLEILDEERHVLSFSVVGGDHRLTNYRSVTTLHQAPGGQGTIVVESYVVDVPHGNTKEDTCVFVDTIVKCNLQSLTQIAESSAARSHRSL